In Perca fluviatilis chromosome 18, GENO_Pfluv_1.0, whole genome shotgun sequence, one genomic interval encodes:
- the epm2a gene encoding laforin isoform X2, with product MVRFNPDRVGLHICLPPLCCKLHCPKHEPIIFRHHSVNGPRGPHTILNKTRHTKRLRTHLVKAATMLFKFGIILTPESSDVEVFVLGSRTEMGNWDPSAAVEMRACQKLLSTHEPCLWIGDVQLAEPFKDTLWFKFVKRVRGTYIWEGSGPSHDRCCSYDERNIVDGVYCHPIGHWIEETGHTDEMKHTTNFYFSVAGRKAIHFSRVLPRIWLGSCPRQVEHVTIKMKHELGITAVMNFQTEWDVVNNSNGCRRNPREAMTPETMMHLYKDCGLVYVWIPTPDMSTDGRIRMLPQAVFLLHGLLENGHTVYVHCNAGVGRSTAAVCGLLMYVLGWSLRKVQYFVAARRPAVYIDEEALVQAQADFIQKFGQLRSSISYPET from the exons ATGGTGCGCTTTAATCCGGACAGAGTGGGACTTCATATTTGTCTACCACCTCTTTGCTGTAAACTACACTGTCCAAAACACGAGCCAATTATTTTTAGACACCATTCAGTTAATGGGCCACGAGGACCTCATACTATATTAAACAAAACCCGCCATACTAAACGACTGAGGACACATTTAGTTAAGGCTGCGACAATGTTATTCAAATTCGGTATCATTCTCACTCCAGAGTCTTCGGATGTAGAGGTCTTTGTTTTGGGTTCGCGTACGGAAATGGGCAACTGGGATCCGAGCGCAGCGGTTGAGATGAGAGCCTGCCAGAAGCTCCTGTCAACACATGAACCGTGTCTGTGGATCGGCGACGTGCAGCTGGCAGAGCCGTTCAAAGACACACTGTGGTTCAAGTTCGTCAAAAGAGTCCGAGGCACTTATATCTGGGAAG GCAGCGGTCCAAGCCATGACAGATGTTGTTCATATGATGAGAGGAACATCGTGGATGGAGTGTACTGCCATCCGATTGGTCACTGGATAGAGGAAACAGGACACACAGATGAGATGAAACACACCACCAACTTTTACTTTAGTGTGGCTGGTCGGAAGGCCATTCATTTCTCCAG GGTGCTGCCACGTATTTGGCTGGGCAGCTGCCCTCGACAGGTGGAACATGTGACTATAAAGATGAAACATGAATTGGGGATTACTGCAGTGATGAACTTCCAGACAGAGTGGGATGTGGTGAACAACTCCAATGGCTGCAGGCGCAACCCTAGGGAAGCCATGACCCCGGAGACCATGATGCATTTGTACAAAGACTGTGGccttgtgtatgtgtggataCCCACACCTGACATGAGCACTGATG GTCGGATCCGGATGCTTCCCCAAGCTGTATTCTTGCTCCATGGTCTCTTGGAGAATGGTCACACTGTCTATGTTCACTGTAACGCTGGAGTAGGCAGGTCGACGGCAGCTGTGTGTGGCCTGCTTATGTACGTCCTTGGCTGGAGCCTGAGGAAGGTGCAGTACTTTGTTGCAGCCAGAAGGCCGGCAGTGTACATAGATGAGGAGGCTTTAGTCCAGGCTCAGGCAGACTTCATTCAGAAGTTTGGACAACTCCGATCATCCATCTCTTACCCAGAGACATGA
- the epm2a gene encoding laforin isoform X1 has product MVRFNPDRVGLHICLPPLCCKLHCPKHEPIIFRHHSVNGPRGPHTILNKTRHTKRLRTHLVKAATMLFKFGIILTPESSDVEVFVLGSRTEMGNWDPSAAVEMRACQKLLSTHEPCLWIGDVQLAEPFKDTLWFKFVKRVRGTYIWEERVSSLSPGSGPSHDRCCSYDERNIVDGVYCHPIGHWIEETGHTDEMKHTTNFYFSVAGRKAIHFSRVLPRIWLGSCPRQVEHVTIKMKHELGITAVMNFQTEWDVVNNSNGCRRNPREAMTPETMMHLYKDCGLVYVWIPTPDMSTDGRIRMLPQAVFLLHGLLENGHTVYVHCNAGVGRSTAAVCGLLMYVLGWSLRKVQYFVAARRPAVYIDEEALVQAQADFIQKFGQLRSSISYPET; this is encoded by the exons ATGGTGCGCTTTAATCCGGACAGAGTGGGACTTCATATTTGTCTACCACCTCTTTGCTGTAAACTACACTGTCCAAAACACGAGCCAATTATTTTTAGACACCATTCAGTTAATGGGCCACGAGGACCTCATACTATATTAAACAAAACCCGCCATACTAAACGACTGAGGACACATTTAGTTAAGGCTGCGACAATGTTATTCAAATTCGGTATCATTCTCACTCCAGAGTCTTCGGATGTAGAGGTCTTTGTTTTGGGTTCGCGTACGGAAATGGGCAACTGGGATCCGAGCGCAGCGGTTGAGATGAGAGCCTGCCAGAAGCTCCTGTCAACACATGAACCGTGTCTGTGGATCGGCGACGTGCAGCTGGCAGAGCCGTTCAAAGACACACTGTGGTTCAAGTTCGTCAAAAGAGTCCGAGGCACTTATATCTGGGAAG AAAGGGTGTCTTCTTTGTCACCAGGCAGCGGTCCAAGCCATGACAGATGTTGTTCATATGATGAGAGGAACATCGTGGATGGAGTGTACTGCCATCCGATTGGTCACTGGATAGAGGAAACAGGACACACAGATGAGATGAAACACACCACCAACTTTTACTTTAGTGTGGCTGGTCGGAAGGCCATTCATTTCTCCAG GGTGCTGCCACGTATTTGGCTGGGCAGCTGCCCTCGACAGGTGGAACATGTGACTATAAAGATGAAACATGAATTGGGGATTACTGCAGTGATGAACTTCCAGACAGAGTGGGATGTGGTGAACAACTCCAATGGCTGCAGGCGCAACCCTAGGGAAGCCATGACCCCGGAGACCATGATGCATTTGTACAAAGACTGTGGccttgtgtatgtgtggataCCCACACCTGACATGAGCACTGATG GTCGGATCCGGATGCTTCCCCAAGCTGTATTCTTGCTCCATGGTCTCTTGGAGAATGGTCACACTGTCTATGTTCACTGTAACGCTGGAGTAGGCAGGTCGACGGCAGCTGTGTGTGGCCTGCTTATGTACGTCCTTGGCTGGAGCCTGAGGAAGGTGCAGTACTTTGTTGCAGCCAGAAGGCCGGCAGTGTACATAGATGAGGAGGCTTTAGTCCAGGCTCAGGCAGACTTCATTCAGAAGTTTGGACAACTCCGATCATCCATCTCTTACCCAGAGACATGA
- the epm2a gene encoding laforin isoform X3, producing MKHTTNFYFSVAGRKAIHFSRVLPRIWLGSCPRQVEHVTIKMKHELGITAVMNFQTEWDVVNNSNGCRRNPREAMTPETMMHLYKDCGLVYVWIPTPDMSTDGRIRMLPQAVFLLHGLLENGHTVYVHCNAGVGRSTAAVCGLLMYVLGWSLRKVQYFVAARRPAVYIDEEALVQAQADFIQKFGQLRSSISYPET from the exons ATGAAACACACCACCAACTTTTACTTTAGTGTGGCTGGTCGGAAGGCCATTCATTTCTCCAG GGTGCTGCCACGTATTTGGCTGGGCAGCTGCCCTCGACAGGTGGAACATGTGACTATAAAGATGAAACATGAATTGGGGATTACTGCAGTGATGAACTTCCAGACAGAGTGGGATGTGGTGAACAACTCCAATGGCTGCAGGCGCAACCCTAGGGAAGCCATGACCCCGGAGACCATGATGCATTTGTACAAAGACTGTGGccttgtgtatgtgtggataCCCACACCTGACATGAGCACTGATG GTCGGATCCGGATGCTTCCCCAAGCTGTATTCTTGCTCCATGGTCTCTTGGAGAATGGTCACACTGTCTATGTTCACTGTAACGCTGGAGTAGGCAGGTCGACGGCAGCTGTGTGTGGCCTGCTTATGTACGTCCTTGGCTGGAGCCTGAGGAAGGTGCAGTACTTTGTTGCAGCCAGAAGGCCGGCAGTGTACATAGATGAGGAGGCTTTAGTCCAGGCTCAGGCAGACTTCATTCAGAAGTTTGGACAACTCCGATCATCCATCTCTTACCCAGAGACATGA